From the genome of Alicyclobacillus sp. SO9:
TATCTTTGCTCCGCTGGGTGCGAATCCAGTGGACGTTTTCAGAAAGTCCGCCCCTGCCTCAAGGGCTGTCAGTCCTGCTTTGAGGAGTTGATCGGAGGTTAGAAAGTGAGCCTCCAGTATCACTTTCACCTGCGCCTGCAACTGATGGGCTTCATCACACACAGCCTTCACACGGTGGTAGACACTCCAGACATCGTCTTCTCGCATGGAGCCCACTGGGATGACCATATCGACTTCTCTTGCCCCAGCTTCCACGACAGCTCTAGCCTCTGCGGCCAAAGCTTCCGTAACTGTGGCTCCGAGAGGAAAGCCGACTACGGCACAAGGAATGGTCTCCGTTCCAGCCAGACCCTGTGCGACCAAACCTGCATATTGAGGGTTCACACACACTCCGCCAAATTCGTAAGTTCTGGCTTCATCCACCAAGCGAAGGACATCAGGCACCCGTGCTTCCGGTTTCAGCAAGGTGTGTTCAATGGCTTTGGCAATCTCAGGCACAGACCCAGATGCTTTTGGTAAGTCATAGTCGGTTTGCTTAGGTGCACCTCGTTTAGACCACTCTGGCGCGGTCACTGCCAATTCATGTACGACGCTCTCCATCAGCCGAGTAACCAAGTCTTTGTGTGAAGACCACTCTTGGGCCAGGTCATCGAGGCTGGTAGATGCAGAAACCGATCTCCAGGCCTTCTCCATATCAAGCTCTGTCCATTCCCACAGAACCTTTGCCTTGGGCAGAACCCATGACCAGTTTTCGTATCCACTCTGGTGGTGCAGACTGTTTGCTTTCTCCCAGTCTGCGAAAAAAGCACCGTCTACCTCTTCCTCCTGTGCCACCGGACTTGCCGAGTTGTCTTCTGCGGCAAGCAGGAATAAACGGACCTGTTTGCGAACTTCCTCACCGTCTCGCGTAATGAGGTATTCAATTCGTCCCAATGGGGACACAATGCGAGAAGCTATGCCCGTCTCCTCACGAATTTCCCGAACTGCTGCCTCTTCCCACGTCTCGCCCGGTTCAAGGTGTCCCTTCGGAAACGTAACATGTCCGTAGGCATCGTGAATCAGCAGCACTTCAGGTCCGCTCTTCGTCGTCCTCACAACCAGTCCACCAGCTGCTCGCTCAACCCTTTTCTCCGCCATTACAGAGCCTCCTGCCGTGATTTGGTGTCTGTGAAACGCTCCTCTGGGATCCGCTCCTCTGGGGTGCGCTCCGCAGTAATGTTGTCCGCAGTGATGACTGAAGTAAATTGGCCAACTTGCAAGGTGCTTGAGGCTTCAGTCAGTGTTATGGCGCACACTTCCCCGATGAGGCTCTCTGGCATCATGCCATCGGGCACCGGGAAGGTAACTTTCAAATAATTGTCAGCATGGCCGGTCAGCCAGAATCCGGGTTTTGCACCGGGTCCTTCGCCTGGATTGGCATCTTCAAGATGAAGCGGTTCCTCTGGAATGACTTCAAGCACACGTCCGCTAAACTGATTGGCATAGTCCTTTGTCAGTTGATTGGACAGATCAATCAACTGTGAGACACGTCTTTCCTTGTCTTCCTCAGCTACTTGCTGTGTGAATTTCGCCGCCGGGGTGCCGGTCCTTGGCGAGTATGGAAAGACATGCAATTGTGAGAAGCGCTGGTTGCGGACAAACTGCTCAGTTGCTTCAAAATACTCGTCTGATTCTCCTGGGAAGCCGACGATAATATCACTGGTTATGGCTAATTCGGGCAGAACCGTGCGAATCTTATCCAGCTTGGCCCCGAATTCTTCTACAGTATAATGCCGGTTCATCTTCTTCAGCACCTGATTATGGCCCGCTTGAAGCGGAATGTGCAGGTGCTTGCAGACTTTTGTGGACTGCCCGAGAACCTCAATCAACTCGTCATCAATCTCGCTGGCTTCGATGGAACTGATTCTTACTCTATAGAGTTCGTCAATCTGCTCCAAATCTCTTAATAAATTGGCAAGTCGGTAGTCTTGCAAATCGGCACCGTAGCCCCCGGTGTGAATGCCGGTAAGGACGATTTCCCGATAGCCAGCCGTAGCCAGTTTTCTTGCCTGGGCTACAATGTTCTCCGGTTTGCGGCTGCGAATTAAGCCTCTGGCATAGGGTATGATGCAGAATGTACAGAAGTTGTTGCAACCGTCCTGAATCTTCAGGTTGGCACGGGTTCTGTCTTCAAAATACGGCACGTCCATTTCTTCAAAATCCCGCGTCTTAAGAATATTTCCCACGGCTTGATAGGGATGCTGCTCCTGCTGAACTTCCTCCACCAATTCTACAATTTTGGACTTTCTGTCGTTTCCCACAACGACATCGACTCCAGCAATTGCAGCGATTTCCTGCGGCGCAATTTGGGCGTAGCAACCTGTTACCGCAACCACCGCATCCGGGTTGGTCCGCACCGCACGACGAATCATTTGTCGCGACTTACGGTCACCCGTATTGGTCACGGTACACGTATTAATCACATAGACGTCTGCTTGTTCGTGAAACTCCTTTTGCGCGTAGCCGGCGTGTTTGAACACCTGCCAGATGGCCTCTGTATCGTAGTAGTTGACTTTGCAACCAAGTGTGTGAAATGCAACGGTTGGCACGCTTGACTCAACCTCCTAAATCACCAAATTCATATAGTATTGCGGTCAGGGCCGCGACTCCGGCCGTCTCTGTACGCAGGATACGCGGTCCGAGTGTAACGGCTCTCGCATTGGCTCCGACCCACGTACTCCGCTCCTCATCTGACCAACCGCCCTCCGGTCCAATCACAATCACCACTGGTGTCTCGCCGGAATTGGCTGCTGGTTTCAATTCTGCGTCGGCCTTTGAACGCGATGAGGCTCCGTCTGCCCGGGTGCGCCGCTCGCTCGACTCGCTGTGCAGCCCGTTCATCTCAGTGCGCAGGCCGCTCGACTCCCTGTGCAGGCCGTTCAGAACGCTTCGCAGACCGTTCACGGACTCACCTTCATCGAGCAGCAGCAGATGTGGTGCGTGCATGCTATGAACCCATTCAAGAACACCTGAGAAAGCAGATGCATACTTGATTACTGGTATTGTATCACGCTGGCATTGCACTGCAGCCTCCTTGGCCACCTTCTGCCATCGTGCAAGTTTACCGGGGATCTTATCCTTCTTCAGCCTTGCCACGGACCGCTCGCTTTCATACAGCATCACCCCGGCTGCACCGACTTCCGTGCATTTCTGAATGACAGTATCCACTTTATCAGCTTTTGCCATGGCTTGCACTACGTAGACAGCATGCCTCGGATCCCGTTTCTGCAACTGCTCCTGAATCACAAGCACCACGCTTCCTGCCTGCTTGTCTACTGCCGTGACAACGGCCAGGTAGCCAGTTCCTGCCGCTGCTACAGTAGCCTGTTCACCTGGTTGTGCACGCAAGACACGCGCAAAATGGTGGCCGTCATCTCCAGCCACTGTAACTTTGTCTCCCACGGCAACTGCGCTATCCAAAAACACACGGGGCATCATACTGGTTTCACCGCCAGTCCAGCAACCCAACCATCACGCTCCAGCACTTTGGTTAACTCCAGGTGAACTGCGCCAAGTGCTGCTTGTACGACTGGAACGTCGCGTTCCAAAAAGCCTGACATGACAAATTGACCGCCAGGCGCCAACTGCCTTGCGACTGCGGGAGTCAGACTGACAACGATATCGCGCAGAATGTTCGCAACCACAACGTCGTACGTATCAGGCTGCAGTTCCTTTAATAAGTCGCTTTGCTGCACCTTGAGTTCCTCTGCCACGCCGTTGTCGGCGGCGTTCTGTGTTGTTACGTGGACGGCGACGGGATCGACATCGACAGCCATGACATCTGTTGCCCCCAACCGCAGCGCAGCAATGGATAAAACCCCGGTTCCGCAGCCCACATCCAGCACCTTTTTTTGCGGCTCAACAATCTCTTCCAAAAGTTCCATGCAGAGCTGTGTCGTTGCATGGACACCCGTTCCGAAAGCGCGCCCAGGTTCAAGGTAAATCGGACGTCGTTCCGCAGGAACGGGCTTGTCTCTATCCCATTTGGGTACAACAATCAACTGCTGACCAACTGGTATGGCGGAAAAATCCTGCTGCCAGACACTCTGCCAAGCGGACTCATCAACAAGCATATAGGTCCAGGAAAGTGCACTGATTTCTGCCTCGGCCGTCTCCGCCGATGCGACCATGTTGGTAAGCCGCTGTTCAATTTGAACTTCGGTCACCCAGTTAGGGAGATAGACTTTCACCCGCGTCTCTGCGGCATCCTGGTTCTGTAATTCCTCCGAAAACCATTCACCGTATTCAGGATGCAAAGGACCTCCCGAGATGTAACCATCGTAAAATACCCCCTGTACCTCCGGCCATTCCATCAACAATGCCGCAACTGTCTCTGCGTCCTGCGGCAGACACTTCACCGAAACTTCCCACCACTGCACGACAGGCCCTCCCTTTTTCCGTTGATTTCAGTCAGCTTGCATGAGAACTGACAGCATAAACTAAGAAACGGGCAACCCACGACCGGGCCGCCCGTTCTATTCTTCAAGGTACCTCAGTTGTCGCCGAGAAAAGCACTGCGCATACGCTCCATAAAACTCCTGGTCTGCTCATTCGGGTTTTGACCGAGTTCCCTGCCGAGCTCACGGAGTAAGTCTCGCTGAGCTTCGTTCAAATTGGTGGGGGTGACCACATTCACGCGAACGTGCTGGTCTCCTCGGTGGGACGAGTTCGGGCGAACAACTCCCTTGCCGCGTAATCTAAACGAAGTGCCTGTCTGCGTACCTTCCGGGATTCGCAGTTCGACTTTTCCGTCCAACGTGGGAACTTCAATTTCATCACCCAGGGCCGCTTGGACAAAAGTAATGGGAACATCTACATATACATTCGTGCCGTCCCGTTCAAACAAGTCATGCTCTTTCACACGAATGAGAACGTACAAATCCCCAGGCTGACCGCCCGAAGCGCTGGTTTCACCGGCACCTGGCACGCGCAGGCGCATACCTGTGTCCACGCCCGCGGGAACATTGATTTTCACCTTGCGTCGCACGCGTTTTCGTCCATTGCCATGACAGTCGGTGCAAGGATGTTCAATCACTACACCTCGGCCGTGACAGGTGGAACAAACCTTACGATTCACCATTCTTCCGAAGGGCGTATTCACCACTTGCTGCTGCTCGCCGCTGCCGCCGCACACGGTACATTTTTCTACTTTTGTGCCAGGTGTTGCACCGTTTCCTCCACAGGTTGGACAACTCTCAGTTCTCGGAATCTGAACTTCCTTCTCAGCTCCGAAAGCTGCTTCCTCAAACTCAATTTGCAATTCGTACTCCAAGTCTTCGCCGCGTGCCGGACCGCGTTGACGCCCGCCGCCAAAAAACATATCGAAAATATCGCCAAAGCCGCCAAAGTCCTCGAATCCGGCACCACCGCCGAAACCGCCGCCACCCATGCCTTGGGATGGGTCTGCATGACCGAATTGATCGTAATTCGAACGCTTCTGCTGGTCTGACAGGACATCGTACGCCTCTGAGACCTCTTTGAACCTGGTTTCAGACTCCGGATCTTCCTTGTTTACGTCCGGATGATACTTACGAGCGAGTTTTCGATACGCTTTTTTTATTTCTTCGGGGGACGCATTCTTGTCCACGCCCAGCACTTCATAATAATCCCGCTTGCTCACGGACGACCTCCTCCCGCCTTGTACGCCTTGTAACAAGAGACAGGGATACCGCTAGTGCGTGCATCCCTGCCCATATATTTCTAAGCACTCAAGCCGTCAAACGCTTATTTCTTATCATCATCGACTACTTTGTAGTCCGCGTCAACGACGTTGTCGTCATCGGACTTGCCAGACTGGCCGTCTGCGGCACCCGCACCGCCGTCTGCACCCTGGTCCTGACCTGCTTGCTCATACAGTTTGCTGGACAGCTTGTGCAGCACTTCTGTCAGTTCATCCGATGCAGTCTTAATAGCATCTGTATCGTCGCCGGATAATGCATCGCGAAGTTTTTGTTGTTTCTCTTCCGTTTCTTTCTTCAGTTCTTCATCTGCCTTGTCGCCCAAGTCTTTGAGAGACTTGTCAGTCTGGTACAAGAGCTGGTCTGCCTGATTGCGAATTTCAACCTGCTCACGGCGCTTTTTGTCTTCCTCAGCGTGTTTTTCTGCTTCGTCCATCATGCGCTCGACTTCGTCATCTGACAAACCGCTGGAAGCTGTAATGGTAATCTGTTGGCTCTTACCTGTGCCCATGTCTTTTGCAGAGACATTTACAATACCGTTGGCGTCGATATCGAACGACACCTCAATTTGCGGTACACCGCGGGGCGCTGGCGGAAGGTCCGTCAGGCTGAACCGACCCAGTGTCTTGTTGCCGCTGGCCATTTCCCGTTCACCTTGGAGAACATGAATTTCAACAGATGTCTGGTTGTCGGCCGCAGTTGAAAAGATCTGACTCTTCGATGTCGGAATCGTGGTGTTGCGATCAATCAAGCGTGTAAACACACCGCCAAGTGTCTCGATACCAAGAGACAGAGGGGTTACATCAAGAAGCACGACGTCTTTCACGTCGCCTGTCAGGACGCCTGCCTGAATGCCTGCACCAAGAGCAACCACTTCGTCAGGGTTAACACCTTTGGAGGGGTCTTTTCCAATCAACTTTTTGATGGCCTCTTGGACGGCTGGAATACGGGTCGAACCGCCGACCAACACAACCTTATCCACCTGGCTTGCAGAGAGACCGGCGTCTTTGAGCGCCTGGCGTGTCGGACCCAGGGTTTTTTCAACGAGATCGGCTGTAATTTCGTCAAATTTTGCACGGCTGATATTGACTTCCAAGTGCTTCGGTCCGGTGGAATCTGCTGAAATAAACGGCAGAGACACAGTCGTTGTCAGGGTAGAAGACAATTCTTTCTTGGCTTTTTCACCAGCATCCTTCAAACGCTGCATCGCCATGCGGTCCTTGCTCAGGTCAATTCCGGTGTCCTTTTTAAAGGAATCAATCAGGTAATCCATAACACGTTGGTCAAAGTCATCGCCGCCCAAGTGGTTGTTACCGCTGGTGGCTTTTACTTCGAACACACCGTCGCCCAATTCGAGCAGAGAAACGTCAAAGGTACCGCCGCCAAGGTCGTAGACCAAAATGGTCTGATCGCCGTCCTTGTCAAGACCGTACGCCAGCGCTGCCGCCGTCGGTTCATTCACAATGCGGAGGACTTCGAGTCCTGCGATTTTACCGGCGTCTTTTGTAGCTTGGCGCTGGCTGTCACTGAAATACGCGGGCACCGTAATAACGGCCTGAGAGACAGTCTCGCCCAGGTACGCTTCTGCATCAGCTTTCAGCTTCTGCAGTATCATCGCGGAAATCTCCTGCGGTGTGTACTTGCTGTCGTCGATTGCAACCTTTCGGTCTGTACCCATATCCCGCTTAATGGAAATAATCGTACGGTCAGGATTGGTAATGGCTTGCCGCTTTGCAACGTCGCCCACCAATCTTTCTCCGTCTTTGCTGAATGCAACAACGGACGGCGTCGTCCGATTTCCTTCTGAATTCGGAATTACGGTGGATTCTCCACCTTCCATAACAGCTACGCAAGAGTTTGTGGTTCCCAAGTCAATCCCAATTACTTTTGCCATGTGACGATATCCTCCTCATGAAAAGTTGACGCTTTGCGCCAAATCTTGATGGCGTAATTTAATTAGCTGGTCACTTTGACCATTGCAGGACGCAACACTTGCCCGTGAACTGTGTAGCCTTTCTGCAGTTCGGCTAGAACCACTCCCGGTTCTTTCCCTTCTGCGGGCTCCTGCATGACTGCCTCATGTACCTTTGGATCAAAAGGCTGGTCCACAACATTCATCGGCTCTACGCCGTGTTTCTGTAAAACATCCACCAATTGTTTGTGAACCATTTCGATACCCGTCTTCAATTCAGATATATCGCTATCGCCGGCAACAGCGTCCAATGCACGCTCAAAATTGTCAACCACCGGCAGCAGCTCTTCAAGCAACTTTTTGGTTGCAAACTGCTTTAAATCTTCTTTTTCCTGGCGAGTCCGCCGACGGAAATTGTCAAAATCGGCTTTTGTACGCAGAAGTTGCTGCGTCAAATCATTGATTTGAGCATCTTTCTCATCAGGCTGAGCAGACTTTTCTTCTGACGATTCACCAGTTTCATTCGACGCATCTGATCCGTTTTCTACACCAGCGCCCTCGTTCACACCCGACACATCGTCGGTATCGTCTGACTCAGTTACGATTTCTGCTTCGAAAACCTCAGCTTGCTCCTCTGTGGAGGCATTGTCATGTTCTGAGTCTACACTTTTTTCACCATTCACTGGCTGAGACGTTTTCTTCTCGGTGCCGGCGTCCTGCTTTTTTTGTTTGGATTTCATGAAAAGCCATTACCTCCCAAGACAAGTCATTGCCGCAAGAACAAAGACGGATACCTGCCTATTTACAAGAATTCACGAAACAAGCGCGACAATGAACCAGACGTGTAGTTCAAAATCTGCATGACCCGCGAGTAATCCATGCGAGTTGGACCGACAATTCCGATTCGGCCTACCGGCACACCCGAGAGTGTATAGTCCGCTGAAATAACCGTACAGTCCTGCAGGGTCGGGAACGGATTCTCCTTACCAATTCGCACTTGGATTCCTGTTTGTTGCGGCAGCAATTGTTCAGCTGCTTCAGCCCGCTCGAGCAGTTCGAGCAAAGGCCTCACTTTTTCTACATCCCGAAATTCCGGTTGAGCCAAAATATTTGTGGTTCCATCCACGTACACCTTGGCATTCTGATCTGGAATATTCGTGAATCCATCCAAAAATTCCAGAGCCCCTTCATACCGCTCCATAACAGCTGATAGTTCGGCTGATAATTCACGGTACATTTTTGAGCGAACCTTTGACAGCGGCGTGTCTGAAATTTTGTCATTTAGCAGATTCATAAT
Proteins encoded in this window:
- the deoC gene encoding deoxyribose-phosphate aldolase, translated to MAEKRVERAAGGLVVRTTKSGPEVLLIHDAYGHVTFPKGHLEPGETWEEAAVREIREETGIASRIVSPLGRIEYLITRDGEEVRKQVRLFLLAAEDNSASPVAQEEEVDGAFFADWEKANSLHHQSGYENWSWVLPKAKVLWEWTELDMEKAWRSVSASTSLDDLAQEWSSHKDLVTRLMESVVHELAVTAPEWSKRGAPKQTDYDLPKASGSVPEIAKAIEHTLLKPEARVPDVLRLVDEARTYEFGGVCVNPQYAGLVAQGLAGTETIPCAVVGFPLGATVTEALAAEARAVVEAGAREVDMVIPVGSMREDDVWSVYHRVKAVCDEAHQLQAQVKVILEAHFLTSDQLLKAGLTALEAGADFLKTSTGFAPSGAKIMDVALLSVIAGGTAKVKAAGGIRSKEQAENYLRFGAARLGTSSGVSMIR
- the mtaB gene encoding tRNA (N(6)-L-threonylcarbamoyladenosine(37)-C(2))-methylthiotransferase MtaB, with amino-acid sequence MPTVAFHTLGCKVNYYDTEAIWQVFKHAGYAQKEFHEQADVYVINTCTVTNTGDRKSRQMIRRAVRTNPDAVVAVTGCYAQIAPQEIAAIAGVDVVVGNDRKSKIVELVEEVQQEQHPYQAVGNILKTRDFEEMDVPYFEDRTRANLKIQDGCNNFCTFCIIPYARGLIRSRKPENIVAQARKLATAGYREIVLTGIHTGGYGADLQDYRLANLLRDLEQIDELYRVRISSIEASEIDDELIEVLGQSTKVCKHLHIPLQAGHNQVLKKMNRHYTVEEFGAKLDKIRTVLPELAITSDIIVGFPGESDEYFEATEQFVRNQRFSQLHVFPYSPRTGTPAAKFTQQVAEEDKERRVSQLIDLSNQLTKDYANQFSGRVLEVIPEEPLHLEDANPGEGPGAKPGFWLTGHADNYLKVTFPVPDGMMPESLIGEVCAITLTEASSTLQVGQFTSVITADNITAERTPEERIPEERFTDTKSRQEAL
- a CDS encoding 16S rRNA (uracil(1498)-N(3))-methyltransferase, which translates into the protein MGCWTGGETSMMPRVFLDSAVAVGDKVTVAGDDGHHFARVLRAQPGEQATVAAAGTGYLAVVTAVDKQAGSVVLVIQEQLQKRDPRHAVYVVQAMAKADKVDTVIQKCTEVGAAGVMLYESERSVARLKKDKIPGKLARWQKVAKEAAVQCQRDTIPVIKYASAFSGVLEWVHSMHAPHLLLLDEGESVNGLRSVLNGLHRESSGLRTEMNGLHSESSERRTRADGASSRSKADAELKPAANSGETPVVIVIGPEGGWSDEERSTWVGANARAVTLGPRILRTETAGVAALTAILYEFGDLGG
- the prmA gene encoding 50S ribosomal protein L11 methyltransferase, which produces MQWWEVSVKCLPQDAETVAALLMEWPEVQGVFYDGYISGGPLHPEYGEWFSEELQNQDAAETRVKVYLPNWVTEVQIEQRLTNMVASAETAEAEISALSWTYMLVDESAWQSVWQQDFSAIPVGQQLIVVPKWDRDKPVPAERRPIYLEPGRAFGTGVHATTQLCMELLEEIVEPQKKVLDVGCGTGVLSIAALRLGATDVMAVDVDPVAVHVTTQNAADNGVAEELKVQQSDLLKELQPDTYDVVVANILRDIVVSLTPAVARQLAPGGQFVMSGFLERDVPVVQAALGAVHLELTKVLERDGWVAGLAVKPV
- the dnaJ gene encoding molecular chaperone DnaJ, translating into MSKRDYYEVLGVDKNASPEEIKKAYRKLARKYHPDVNKEDPESETRFKEVSEAYDVLSDQQKRSNYDQFGHADPSQGMGGGGFGGGAGFEDFGGFGDIFDMFFGGGRQRGPARGEDLEYELQIEFEEAAFGAEKEVQIPRTESCPTCGGNGATPGTKVEKCTVCGGSGEQQQVVNTPFGRMVNRKVCSTCHGRGVVIEHPCTDCHGNGRKRVRRKVKINVPAGVDTGMRLRVPGAGETSASGGQPGDLYVLIRVKEHDLFERDGTNVYVDVPITFVQAALGDEIEVPTLDGKVELRIPEGTQTGTSFRLRGKGVVRPNSSHRGDQHVRVNVVTPTNLNEAQRDLLRELGRELGQNPNEQTRSFMERMRSAFLGDN
- the dnaK gene encoding molecular chaperone DnaK, whose protein sequence is MAKVIGIDLGTTNSCVAVMEGGESTVIPNSEGNRTTPSVVAFSKDGERLVGDVAKRQAITNPDRTIISIKRDMGTDRKVAIDDSKYTPQEISAMILQKLKADAEAYLGETVSQAVITVPAYFSDSQRQATKDAGKIAGLEVLRIVNEPTAAALAYGLDKDGDQTILVYDLGGGTFDVSLLELGDGVFEVKATSGNNHLGGDDFDQRVMDYLIDSFKKDTGIDLSKDRMAMQRLKDAGEKAKKELSSTLTTTVSLPFISADSTGPKHLEVNISRAKFDEITADLVEKTLGPTRQALKDAGLSASQVDKVVLVGGSTRIPAVQEAIKKLIGKDPSKGVNPDEVVALGAGIQAGVLTGDVKDVVLLDVTPLSLGIETLGGVFTRLIDRNTTIPTSKSQIFSTAADNQTSVEIHVLQGEREMASGNKTLGRFSLTDLPPAPRGVPQIEVSFDIDANGIVNVSAKDMGTGKSQQITITASSGLSDDEVERMMDEAEKHAEEDKKRREQVEIRNQADQLLYQTDKSLKDLGDKADEELKKETEEKQQKLRDALSGDDTDAIKTASDELTEVLHKLSSKLYEQAGQDQGADGGAGAADGQSGKSDDDNVVDADYKVVDDDKK
- the grpE gene encoding nucleotide exchange factor GrpE is translated as MKSKQKKQDAGTEKKTSQPVNGEKSVDSEHDNASTEEQAEVFEAEIVTESDDTDDVSGVNEGAGVENGSDASNETGESSEEKSAQPDEKDAQINDLTQQLLRTKADFDNFRRRTRQEKEDLKQFATKKLLEELLPVVDNFERALDAVAGDSDISELKTGIEMVHKQLVDVLQKHGVEPMNVVDQPFDPKVHEAVMQEPAEGKEPGVVLAELQKGYTVHGQVLRPAMVKVTS